One genomic segment of Mesoterricola silvestris includes these proteins:
- a CDS encoding bifunctional adenosylcobinamide kinase/adenosylcobinamide-phosphate guanylyltransferase, translating into MGRILFLTGPVRSGKSSWAVERASAWGPGTVFVATYRPDAGDAEMAERVERHRAERPGWRTLEAPARVAESLEGLDPPPSGVVLDCLTLWLGDRMEASDEAILGAWSEELAAFARLPWPIIIVGNEVGWCPVPGDAALRRFRDLAGWLGQATAKAADEAWLFVAGCPLRIK; encoded by the coding sequence ATGGGACGGATCCTCTTCCTCACCGGGCCGGTGCGCAGCGGAAAGAGTTCCTGGGCGGTGGAACGGGCCTCGGCGTGGGGCCCCGGCACCGTCTTCGTCGCCACCTACCGCCCCGACGCGGGCGACGCGGAAATGGCGGAGCGGGTGGAGCGGCACCGCGCCGAGCGCCCCGGCTGGCGCACCCTGGAGGCCCCGGCCCGGGTGGCCGAGTCCCTGGAGGGGCTCGATCCGCCGCCTTCGGGCGTGGTGCTGGACTGCCTCACGCTCTGGCTGGGGGACCGCATGGAGGCCTCCGACGAGGCGATCCTCGGGGCCTGGTCGGAGGAGCTGGCGGCCTTCGCCCGCCTGCCCTGGCCCATCATCATCGTGGGCAACGAGGTGGGGTGGTGCCCCGTTCCCGGGGACGCGGCCTTGCGGCGCTTCCGGGATCTGGCGGGATGGCTGGGCCAGGCCACGGCGAAGGCCGCCGATGAAGCCTGGCTCTTCGTGGCGGGATGCCCGTTACGGATCAAGTAG
- the bluB gene encoding 5,6-dimethylbenzimidazole synthase: MPAFPTNFQIQLQELFRLRRDVRRFRPDPVPEDLLTELLEAAHHAPSVGLSQPWRFVRVDDPARRQAVIAEFQRANDAASAVYDSDRARLYRSLKLAGLKEAPVHLLVCVETDPDSGHGLGRQTQPETLRDSAVCAIQNLWLTARAKGVGVGWVSILEPERLREAMDLPATWGWVGYLCIGWPLEEPEIPVLEIAGWDHRNPLAKHLLQR, encoded by the coding sequence ATGCCGGCATTCCCCACCAACTTCCAGATCCAGCTCCAGGAACTCTTCCGCCTGCGGCGGGACGTGCGGCGCTTCCGCCCGGACCCGGTGCCCGAGGACCTCCTCACGGAACTCCTGGAGGCCGCCCACCACGCCCCGTCCGTGGGCCTCTCCCAGCCCTGGCGCTTCGTGCGGGTGGATGACCCCGCGCGCCGCCAGGCGGTCATCGCCGAATTCCAGCGCGCCAACGACGCCGCCTCGGCGGTCTACGACTCCGACCGGGCCCGCCTCTACCGCAGCCTGAAGCTGGCCGGCCTCAAGGAGGCCCCCGTCCACCTCCTGGTGTGCGTGGAGACGGACCCCGATTCGGGCCACGGCCTGGGCCGCCAGACCCAGCCCGAGACGCTCCGGGATTCCGCCGTGTGCGCCATCCAGAACCTCTGGCTCACCGCCCGCGCCAAGGGCGTGGGCGTGGGCTGGGTGAGCATCCTGGAGCCGGAGCGGCTGCGGGAGGCCATGGACCTGCCCGCCACCTGGGGCTGGGTGGGCTACCTCTGCATCGGCTGGCCCCTGGAGGAGCCGGAGATCCCCGTCCTGGAGATCGCCGGATGGGACCACCGGAACCCCCTGGCGAAGCACCTCCTTCAGCGGTAG
- a CDS encoding DUF4097 family beta strand repeat-containing protein, translated as MLRIAPVAAFILMAPLGAQTVVVQPAPGIRATETRTVPIAQGGSLKVSNVNGHIRVTVWERPDVEFTGAFVPGAGKEQVKVVLEPRNGGLEIRGEYPKDSHKGPVCEMDLKVPRSVLPILETVNGLVELKDVAGAAACRTVNGAIRVEHLQGALTAETVNGGITGSDLAGPVTARTVNGAIRLAAQNLKGRLKATTVNGTLRIRSEGARDVSAAKHRFEASFGDSAQVLQIKTVNGDITLD; from the coding sequence ATGCTTCGCATCGCCCCGGTAGCGGCTTTCATCCTCATGGCCCCCCTGGGGGCCCAGACCGTCGTCGTCCAGCCGGCCCCCGGGATCAGGGCCACGGAGACCCGCACCGTCCCCATCGCCCAGGGAGGGTCCCTTAAGGTCAGCAACGTCAACGGGCACATCCGGGTGACCGTCTGGGAGCGCCCGGACGTGGAATTCACGGGTGCCTTCGTGCCCGGGGCCGGGAAGGAGCAGGTCAAGGTCGTCCTGGAGCCCAGGAACGGCGGCCTGGAGATCCGGGGCGAGTACCCGAAGGATTCGCACAAGGGCCCCGTCTGCGAAATGGACCTCAAGGTGCCCCGGTCCGTCCTGCCCATCCTGGAGACCGTCAACGGTCTTGTGGAACTCAAGGACGTCGCCGGCGCCGCCGCGTGCAGGACCGTGAACGGCGCCATCCGGGTGGAGCACCTCCAGGGCGCCCTCACGGCCGAGACCGTCAACGGCGGCATCACCGGCAGCGACCTCGCCGGGCCCGTCACCGCCAGGACCGTCAACGGGGCCATCAGGCTCGCCGCCCAGAACCTCAAGGGCCGCCTCAAGGCCACCACCGTCAACGGGACCCTGCGCATCCGGAGCGAAGGCGCCAGGGACGTGAGCGCCGCCAAGCACCGGTTCGAAGCGTCCTTCGGGGACAGCGCCCAGGTCCTCCAGATCAAGACCGTCAACGGCGATATCACCCTGGATTGA
- a CDS encoding anion permease: MNSKFLKAIGPVILWLVLRLLPVPAGLTPAAWYFFAVFAATILGLILEPLPPAAVGFIGVSFAAIMCYVAPTPAGSVAWALAGFSDKTVWLIFGAFIFSIGYAKSGLGRRIALLLVKLLGRRTLGLGYAIMLADLVLAPGTPSNTARSGGTIFPVISNIPALYGSEPGPTARRIGSYIMWTAFACTCVTSSMFLTSLAPNVAALSILRSVGKMDVTWMGWFMGFLPIGFALLLLVPAITYFVYPPEVKVSEETPAWAAGELRKMGPFKFSEGAMAFLVVLAVFLWIVGANKDIRMPLLGSNFIDPTAVVFLVIAAMVVLAIVTWDDILANKAAWNVLVWFATLVTMADGLNKVGFVTWVAKAVASHLAGFSPILVMGVLVAFFFLIHYLFASLTAHTAAVLPVVLASGLAIPGMHAKAFALLLCFSLGIMGVITPYATGPGPVYYASGYISTKAFWSLGLLFGALFIAALIFLGIPWLTVIRPVG; encoded by the coding sequence ATGAACTCAAAGTTTTTGAAGGCCATCGGCCCGGTCATCCTTTGGCTCGTACTCAGGCTCCTGCCCGTTCCCGCGGGCCTGACCCCCGCGGCGTGGTACTTCTTCGCGGTCTTCGCCGCGACGATCCTGGGGCTGATCCTGGAACCCCTGCCCCCCGCGGCCGTGGGCTTCATCGGCGTCTCCTTCGCCGCGATCATGTGCTACGTCGCGCCCACTCCCGCGGGATCCGTGGCCTGGGCCCTGGCTGGTTTCTCCGACAAGACCGTGTGGCTCATCTTCGGGGCCTTCATCTTCTCCATCGGCTACGCCAAGAGCGGCCTGGGACGGCGCATCGCGCTCCTCCTGGTCAAGCTCCTGGGCCGGCGCACCCTGGGCCTGGGCTACGCGATCATGCTCGCCGACCTGGTCCTCGCCCCCGGAACGCCCTCCAACACCGCGCGCAGCGGCGGCACGATCTTCCCCGTCATCAGCAACATTCCCGCCCTCTACGGCTCCGAGCCCGGCCCCACGGCACGCAGGATCGGTTCGTACATCATGTGGACCGCCTTCGCCTGCACCTGCGTGACCAGCTCCATGTTCCTCACCTCCCTGGCGCCCAACGTGGCGGCCCTCTCCATCCTGCGCAGCGTCGGCAAGATGGACGTGACCTGGATGGGCTGGTTCATGGGCTTCCTCCCCATCGGGTTCGCCCTCCTCCTCCTCGTCCCCGCCATCACCTACTTCGTGTACCCCCCCGAGGTGAAGGTCTCCGAGGAGACCCCGGCGTGGGCCGCCGGCGAGCTCAGGAAGATGGGCCCCTTCAAGTTCTCCGAGGGTGCCATGGCCTTCCTGGTGGTGCTGGCCGTCTTCCTCTGGATCGTGGGCGCCAACAAGGACATCCGCATGCCCCTGTTGGGCTCCAATTTCATCGACCCCACCGCCGTGGTGTTCCTCGTCATCGCCGCCATGGTGGTCCTGGCCATCGTCACCTGGGACGACATCCTCGCCAACAAGGCCGCCTGGAACGTGCTGGTGTGGTTCGCGACCCTGGTCACCATGGCCGACGGCCTCAACAAGGTGGGCTTCGTGACCTGGGTGGCCAAGGCCGTCGCCTCGCACCTGGCGGGGTTCTCCCCCATCCTCGTCATGGGCGTCCTGGTGGCGTTCTTCTTCCTCATCCACTACCTCTTCGCCAGCCTCACGGCCCACACCGCCGCCGTGCTGCCCGTGGTCCTGGCCTCGGGCCTCGCCATCCCCGGCATGCACGCCAAGGCCTTCGCGCTCCTGCTCTGCTTCTCCCTGGGCATCATGGGCGTCATCACCCCCTACGCCACGGGCCCCGGCCCCGTCTACTACGCCAGCGGCTACATCTCCACCAAGGCCTTCTGGAGCCTGGGCCTCCTTTTCGGCGCGCTCTTCATCGCGGCGCTGATCTTCCTGGGCATTCCCTGGCTCACGGTGATCCGCCCCGTGGGTTAA